The window tctgtgtgtgtgtgtgtctgtgtgtgtgtgtgtctgtgtgtgtgtgtgtgtgtgtgtgtgtgtgtgtgtgtgtgtgtgtgtgttacttgGAATATTTGTGCCCATTATTTTTGACTGCAGTTTTTGGGGCCACTCTGTGGAAGTACATTTAACTTTAAAGAGCTCACACTATTGAAAACTACTGTCCTCActtttgtaaaacaaaatactttgatgtagtatgtaaacattgttatatGTTTCAAAACCATTCACTTCCCATATACAGACATTAAGCttcaaaaaaacagcctgttcttaatgtattgtttttgtgatgtcactctCAGGTTGAAGTTATAAGACATGTTTCAGCTCAGGCtgatttttgaatgaggtgcaaAGACAGCCTGTTTCTCAAGAATAAAGAGAGGCcggaaaatagtcatgtaaaaacGAATAGACCTGATAGACCTGATGAAACCTCaaggaaagaaacaaaacaaaaaaaaaagtaggctATTGGCCCTTTAAAAAGGTTGTTCACACTTATCACAAACATGGTCCCTTAAAGAATCATCCTTTAGAACAAAAGCGCTTCTATGAAATCTCTCCAGAGAactctttatttttatgtaagtGTATTTGTGCCGGCACTAAAATGGAGATCCTTTCTTTTGTCTTGTCCAGGTGAAATTGGGGGAAGCGGCTCCAAACTCCAAAGTGGTGAGGGTCCCTGGCATCAACACCTGCAGATGGAGTGCTGGTGGAAAGAGCATGGACGAGTGCCACCTGCTGGACTTTGAATCGTCGGGGCGACCCTTGGTGGTCAACTTCGGCTCGGCCACCTGACCCCCATTCATAAGCCAGCTACCGGTCTTCCGGCGGCTGGTCGAGGACTTTTCGGACGTGGCGGACTTTCTGCTGGTCTACATTGATGAAGCTCACCCCTCGGATGGGTGGGTAGCTCCACCTATGAAGCCCTACTCGTTCGAGGTTAGGAAGCACCGGAACCTGGAAGAGCGGGTGACAGCAGCACGGAAGCTTGTGGAGCTCTTCTCTTTACCCCCACAGTGCCAGCTGGTGGCAGACTGCATGGATAACAATGCCAACGTAGCCTATGGCGTCTCCTATGAGAGGGTGTGCATCGTGCAGAAGAAGAAAATAGCTTATCTGGGAGGAAAGGGTCCATTTTATTATAACCTTAAAGATGTACAGCGCTGGCTTGAACAGAGCTATGGAAAGCGGTAATTTCTATCCCGGGATGTCAGAAAGCCTCTTTTATGAATGGTGgaatagtttatttttatataatggaGGGGGGGAAAAAGGAAGGTAAAGTGCTTTCAGAACTGTTTTAAGGTGGCTCCAGTGGCAACACGGGCCAAGCTCCAAGTCAATTTCCTGAAGTATCTGAAATGATCAACGAGTCTCCTGGGTGGAATCCAACATTCCTAACCTCTTTTATATACAGCGAATAGAGACACTAAACACTAAGCGTTGCACTTCGATTTTTAATATGACATTGCTGACCACAGAAAACAGATTTGTTTGTGCACTATCGATAACAGTCATTTGCCATTCATGTAGTATTACACTGTGTAATACTTTTTCACCTAAATAACATTCATTGCTtcgaaaaagaaaaacaaaccaaattGTTGAACAGAGAAGAAAGCACAACTACACagcttttatatataaaaagataatttatttttgttgacgttttaatgtttgttgtttttaatatgtGACCTGTTTATGTAAtaccttttttgcctgtttgaAGTTGACAATCGCTCATATTCCATTTTACTGCTCAGCTTTTTCATGCTTGATACACTGTTTCAAATTGCTGGACTGAATAAGTTACGGGTGCAGTCTGAATCCATCCCCTGCTAATAGCACAGTTTGAAAATAGAAATATAGATATATTCAGGTCTTAATTTTCCGAAAGCGGTACATTTTTTGAGTAATCTTTGGGATGgtcagtgatggtgatgatacGGTGATGTATTGGTACATGCAAAATGAGG is drawn from Pygocentrus nattereri isolate fPygNat1 chromosome 10, fPygNat1.pri, whole genome shotgun sequence and contains these coding sequences:
- the dio2 gene encoding type II iodothyronine deiodinase, whose amino-acid sequence is MTVREGYHEPGQVSCGVRGPPGRRRKMGALSVDLLVTLQILPGFFSNCLFFVLYDSVVLVKRVVSLLSCSGSGGEWQRMLTAAGLKSIWNSFLLDAYKQVKLGEAAPNSKVVRVPGINTCRWSAGGKSMDECHLLDFESSGRPLVVNFGSATUPPFISQLPVFRRLVEDFSDVADFLLVYIDEAHPSDGWVAPPMKPYSFEVRKHRNLEERVTAARKLVELFSLPPQCQLVADCMDNNANVAYGVSYERVCIVQKKKIAYLGGKGPFYYNLKDVQRWLEQSYGKR